A portion of the Deinococcus apachensis DSM 19763 genome contains these proteins:
- a CDS encoding class I SAM-dependent methyltransferase, protein MGAYDRLAASYDRLWGRYARRTAHEVLDALPPLGSGTLLDVGCGTGILLALARVRFPEARLVGAEPSTGMRGVAARTLAGQGVTLLASPAEALALPDASVDALTCLNVLHYLEDPAVALREWWRVLRPGGILTLQDYVPNGLPGFTRLVSLNDRELVRVYTVPELAGLLEASGFGGVTARPFRIDLFWRGGLASGRRDEQGYGAPG, encoded by the coding sequence ATGGGAGCTTACGACCGTCTCGCCGCAAGTTATGACCGTCTCTGGGGCCGCTACGCCCGGCGAACGGCCCACGAGGTGCTGGACGCGCTGCCACCCCTGGGGTCCGGCACCCTCCTCGATGTGGGCTGCGGCACGGGCATCCTGCTCGCGCTCGCCCGCGTCCGCTTTCCGGAGGCGCGGCTCGTCGGCGCCGAGCCCAGCACGGGAATGCGTGGGGTAGCCGCGCGCACCCTCGCCGGGCAGGGCGTGACTCTCCTCGCTTCCCCAGCCGAGGCCCTCGCGCTGCCGGACGCCTCGGTGGACGCCCTGACCTGCCTGAACGTCTTGCACTACCTCGAAGACCCGGCGGTTGCCCTCCGCGAGTGGTGGCGTGTGTTGCGGCCCGGGGGCATCCTTACCCTCCAAGATTATGTGCCGAACGGCCTGCCCGGTTTTACCCGGCTCGTCTCGCTGAACGACCGGGAACTGGTGCGGGTTTACACGGTGCCGGAACTGGCCGGTCTGCTGGAGGCGTCGGGGTTCGGCGGGGTCACGGCGCGGCCCTTTCGCATTGACCTGTTCTGGCGCGGCGGCCTGGCATCCGGCAGGCGTGATGAACAGGGATACGGCGCCCCCGGTTGA
- the cax gene encoding calcium/proton exchanger gives MKWLNILLIFLPIAVFLEVTHGSPTLMFVSAALAILPLAGIMGTATEQLAVRAGSTVGGLLNATFGNATELIIAFFALQAGKLEVVKASIVGSILGNLLLVMGLAVLLGGLKYKEQRFNLKSAGTVASLLVISVIALMIPTIFDLAARAIAPERVAALDVNLSDAAAVVLILVYAGYIYFTLVSHRDILSTADDEGAHDEHDGPLWSVPRAIGVLAAATIAVAFMSEFLVGTLEEATAVLGLTEFFVGLILIPIIGNAAEHAAAVLFALRNKMDLSMTISLGSTVQVALLVAPLLVLAGLVVGQPMNLVVTPLELVAIFGAVIIANSVVRDGETNWLEGLLLLAVYAILGLAVFFYPVE, from the coding sequence ATGAAGTGGCTCAATATCCTGCTGATCTTCCTGCCCATCGCGGTCTTCCTGGAAGTCACGCACGGCAGCCCGACGCTGATGTTCGTCAGCGCTGCCCTTGCCATCCTGCCTCTGGCGGGCATCATGGGGACGGCGACCGAGCAGCTCGCCGTTCGGGCGGGCAGCACGGTGGGCGGTCTGCTGAACGCCACCTTCGGCAACGCGACCGAGCTGATCATCGCCTTTTTCGCCCTCCAGGCGGGCAAGCTGGAGGTCGTGAAGGCCAGCATCGTCGGCTCGATCCTGGGGAACCTGCTCCTGGTGATGGGCCTGGCCGTGCTGTTGGGCGGCCTGAAGTACAAGGAGCAGCGCTTCAACCTGAAGTCGGCGGGGACGGTCGCCAGCCTGCTCGTGATCAGCGTGATCGCCCTGATGATCCCCACCATCTTCGACCTCGCGGCGCGGGCCATCGCCCCCGAACGGGTGGCGGCCCTCGACGTGAACCTCAGCGACGCCGCCGCCGTCGTCCTGATCCTGGTGTACGCCGGGTACATCTACTTCACCCTGGTCAGCCACCGCGACATCCTCTCGACCGCCGACGACGAGGGCGCCCATGACGAGCACGACGGCCCGCTCTGGAGCGTGCCCCGGGCCATCGGCGTGCTCGCCGCCGCCACGATTGCCGTCGCCTTCATGTCCGAGTTCCTGGTCGGCACGCTGGAGGAGGCCACCGCCGTCCTGGGCCTCACCGAGTTCTTCGTCGGCCTGATCCTGATCCCCATCATCGGCAATGCGGCCGAACATGCCGCCGCCGTGCTGTTCGCGCTGCGGAACAAGATGGACCTCTCCATGACCATCAGCCTGGGCTCGACGGTGCAGGTCGCCCTTCTCGTCGCGCCGCTGCTGGTGCTGGCGGGGCTGGTCGTCGGGCAGCCCATGAACCTCGTCGTGACGCCGCTGGAACTCGTCGCCATCTTTGGCGCCGTGATCATCGCCAACAGCGTCGTGCGGGACGGGGAGACGAACTGGCTGGAAGGGCTGCTGCTGCTGGCCGTGTACGCGATTCTGGGGCTGGCGGTGTTCTTCTACCCGGTGGAGTGA
- the recG gene encoding ATP-dependent DNA helicase RecG, whose amino-acid sequence MATVAEMRERLRRPLVAELASGCVNRVVAGGLERLLASPLAGPFPQVREALSGYAGLDSASREEALYAALALLDGQEKAAKAPRAAPPIKPAVPTAAPGERLPIDAEVTRLDTGPGGARKLQSLGLRTVRDVLHAYPHRHEDRRALPDLSEVEEGQKVTVEGTVVAKSRRKPKPNMFILEVTLETPSGGRVRASWFNQPWVERQLKEGARLVLTGRAKKFGRSVQLGVEHLETVEDAKDSLSTGRIVGVYDSKDGISQEFLRRAAFRSLRAAPLDDYLPAHWRRQYGLTDLGDALWGIHLPRDEAQLERAMHRLRFDEYLFLELRVLLQGEDAVLLGKRFQATGEDISRFESALPFAFTNAQRRVLLEITDDMRSERQMARLVQGDVGSGKTAVAACALYLAVRDGYQGALMAPTEILARQHYANLVGYLSQLDVRVGLLIGAMTPKQKLEMQTRIADGDVDVVVGTQALIQENVRFDNLGLAVVDEEHRFGVMQRRKLLAGRPDVLVMSATPIPRSLALTAYGDLELSIIDELPPGRTPVETKLIQDTHRQQAYGFVMRQIREGRQAYVVTALIEENENLELLAATQLADDLKTILPEARIELLHGKMTAAEKEYVMDRFRAREFDILVSTTVIEVGVDVPNATVMVIENAERFGLSQLHQLRGRVGRGSAQSYCILIAGEHSKKTRQRLKIIEGSTDGFVIAEADLKLRGPGEIRGTRQSGIPDLQLGDLASDVEIIERARELAKHILAHDPRLEHPRLQYLRGELQNRSQSVAFREVI is encoded by the coding sequence ATGGCGACGGTCGCGGAAATGCGGGAGAGACTCAGGCGTCCGCTCGTGGCGGAACTCGCCTCGGGCTGCGTGAATCGGGTGGTGGCGGGCGGGCTGGAGCGGCTGCTGGCCTCCCCACTGGCCGGTCCCTTTCCACAGGTCCGGGAGGCGCTGAGCGGGTACGCGGGGCTGGACTCGGCCAGTCGGGAGGAGGCTCTGTACGCGGCGCTCGCGCTGCTGGACGGGCAGGAGAAGGCGGCGAAAGCCCCGCGCGCAGCCCCACCCATCAAGCCCGCCGTGCCCACCGCGGCCCCCGGCGAACGCCTCCCCATCGACGCCGAGGTGACGCGATTGGACACCGGGCCGGGTGGGGCACGCAAGCTCCAGTCGCTGGGCCTACGAACCGTGCGCGACGTGCTGCACGCCTACCCCCACCGCCACGAGGACCGCCGCGCCCTGCCCGATCTCTCCGAGGTCGAGGAGGGGCAGAAGGTGACGGTGGAGGGCACGGTCGTCGCCAAGTCGCGCCGCAAGCCCAAGCCGAACATGTTCATCCTGGAGGTGACGCTGGAGACCCCCTCGGGCGGGCGGGTCCGGGCGTCCTGGTTCAACCAGCCGTGGGTCGAGCGGCAGCTCAAGGAGGGCGCGCGGCTGGTGCTGACGGGCCGGGCGAAGAAGTTCGGGCGGAGCGTGCAGCTCGGCGTCGAGCACCTGGAGACGGTGGAGGATGCCAAGGACAGCCTGAGCACCGGGCGGATCGTGGGGGTATACGACTCCAAGGACGGCATCAGCCAGGAGTTCCTGCGCCGGGCGGCGTTCCGGTCCCTCCGGGCCGCCCCGCTGGACGACTACCTCCCCGCCCACTGGCGGCGGCAGTACGGGCTGACCGACCTGGGGGACGCGCTGTGGGGCATCCATCTCCCGCGCGACGAGGCGCAGCTGGAGCGGGCGATGCACCGCCTGCGCTTTGACGAGTACCTCTTCCTGGAATTGCGCGTGCTCCTTCAGGGCGAGGACGCCGTGCTCCTCGGCAAGCGGTTCCAGGCGACGGGCGAGGATATCAGCCGTTTCGAGTCAGCCCTCCCCTTCGCGTTCACGAATGCTCAGCGCCGCGTGCTGCTAGAGATCACGGACGACATGCGTTCGGAGCGGCAGATGGCGCGGCTGGTGCAGGGGGATGTGGGGAGCGGCAAGACGGCGGTGGCGGCGTGTGCGCTCTACCTCGCCGTGCGGGACGGGTATCAGGGGGCGCTCATGGCCCCGACCGAGATTCTGGCGCGGCAGCATTACGCGAACCTCGTCGGGTATCTGTCCCAACTGGATGTGCGGGTGGGCCTCCTGATCGGCGCGATGACGCCGAAGCAGAAGCTGGAGATGCAGACGCGCATCGCGGATGGGGATGTGGACGTGGTCGTGGGCACCCAGGCGCTCATTCAGGAGAACGTGCGCTTCGACAACCTGGGGCTGGCCGTGGTGGACGAGGAACACCGCTTCGGCGTGATGCAGCGGCGCAAGCTGCTTGCGGGCCGCCCGGACGTGCTGGTGATGTCAGCCACGCCCATTCCGCGCAGCCTCGCGCTGACCGCTTATGGCGATTTGGAACTCTCCATCATCGACGAGTTGCCGCCGGGCCGAACCCCGGTCGAGACGAAGCTCATCCAGGACACGCACCGTCAGCAGGCGTACGGCTTCGTGATGCGCCAGATTCGGGAGGGGCGGCAGGCGTACGTCGTCACCGCGCTCATCGAGGAGAACGAGAACCTGGAGCTGCTGGCCGCCACACAACTCGCCGACGACCTGAAAACCATCCTGCCCGAAGCGCGCATTGAGCTGCTGCACGGCAAGATGACGGCGGCCGAGAAGGAATACGTGATGGACCGCTTCCGGGCCCGGGAGTTCGACATTCTGGTCTCGACGACGGTGATCGAGGTCGGGGTGGACGTGCCCAACGCGACGGTCATGGTGATCGAGAACGCTGAGCGCTTCGGGCTCTCGCAGCTTCACCAGCTCCGGGGCCGGGTGGGACGTGGCAGCGCGCAGAGCTACTGCATCCTGATCGCGGGGGAGCACAGCAAAAAGACCCGACAGCGCCTCAAGATTATCGAGGGCTCGACGGACGGCTTCGTGATTGCGGAGGCGGACCTGAAACTGCGCGGTCCCGGCGAGATTCGCGGCACCCGGCAGAGCGGCATTCCCGACCTGCAGCTGGGCGACCTCGCCAGCGACGTGGAGATCATCGAGCGGGCGCGGGAACTTGCCAAACACATCCTCGCGCACGACCCGCGGCTGGAGCATCCCCGGCTCCAGTACCTGCGGGGCGAACTCCAGAACCGCAGCCAGAGCGTGGCCTTCCGCGAGGTGATCTGA
- a CDS encoding SDR family oxidoreductase: MTQTMGDKTVLVTGATNGIGLVTARELARRGARVVIVGRDPGKTARVAQEVGAADALIADLSELVQVRRVAAEFRERIGRLDVLVNNAGAYYARRQETRGGIEMTWALNHLAPFLLTRELLPLLHQAQDPRVVTVSSDAHRFGRIRFDDPEFRRGYSGWSAYAQSKLANILFARELARREPGVRSNSLHPGMVRTGFGHNNGGGTSLLWRLIDRFAISPEQGARTSIYLASEPELSTSGRYFVREREVKPAPRALDDGAAQRLWTLSEEYVGR; this comes from the coding sequence ATGACGCAGACCATGGGCGACAAGACCGTGCTGGTTACCGGCGCGACGAACGGCATCGGGCTGGTGACGGCGCGGGAGCTGGCGCGGCGGGGGGCGCGGGTGGTCATCGTGGGCCGCGACCCCGGGAAGACGGCCCGGGTGGCGCAGGAGGTCGGCGCGGCGGACGCCCTGATCGCCGACCTCTCCGAACTCGTGCAGGTGCGCCGGGTTGCCGCCGAATTCCGCGAGCGGATCGGAAGGCTGGACGTGCTCGTGAACAACGCGGGCGCCTACTACGCCCGGCGGCAGGAGACGCGGGGGGGGATTGAGATGACCTGGGCGCTCAATCACCTTGCGCCCTTCCTGCTGACGCGGGAATTGCTGCCGCTGCTGCACCAGGCCCAGGACCCCCGGGTGGTCACCGTCTCCTCGGACGCACACCGCTTCGGGCGGATTCGCTTCGACGACCCCGAGTTCCGCCGGGGGTACAGCGGATGGAGCGCCTATGCACAGAGCAAACTGGCGAACATCCTCTTCGCGCGGGAACTCGCCCGCCGCGAGCCGGGGGTCAGGAGCAACAGCCTGCATCCCGGTATGGTGAGAACCGGCTTCGGGCACAACAACGGCGGCGGAACTAGCCTGCTGTGGCGCCTCATCGACCGCTTCGCCATCAGCCCCGAGCAGGGGGCGCGGACCAGTATCTACCTCGCCAGCGAACCTGAGCTGAGTACGAGCGGGCGCTACTTCGTCCGGGAACGGGAGGTCAAACCCGCTCCGCGGGCGCTGGACGACGGGGCGGCGCAGCGGTTGTGGACGCTCAGCGAGGAGTACGTGGGGCGCTGA
- a CDS encoding gamma-glutamyltransferase family protein — MVATSQPLAAQAGLSILQAGGNAVDAAIATAAALTVVEPTSNGIGGDLFALVWAGGELHGLNASGAAPAALTLDALPGGEMPRHGWTPVTVPGAVRGWADLHVRFGRLPFADVLAPAIRYAREGYPLSPVLAAGWARARGIYRSLNREVLEEWFRVFAPDNFTPAPGSLWRSEDHARTLELIAQTGGAAFYEGELAERIDAHARATGGLLRASDLAAHRSEWVKPIHARYGDHLVHEIPPNGQGIAALIALNVLNGMDLPDRRDDPDGLHLQIEAMKRGFHDAHTYVGDPRHVPVYVERLLGEANTASHRTYLGETAHDPATRAPSTGGTVYLAAADGEGGMVSLIQSNYMGFGSGVVVPGTGIALHNRGHNFHLDPAHPNALAPGKRPYHTIIPGFLSRVDGTPVGPFGVMGGFMQPQGHLQVVLNTVRYGMNPQQALDAPRWQWLSGKGVEVEHALGAGLARALAARGHEVRVQLDSGSFGRGQIIWRNPETGVLEGGTESRTDGHVAVW; from the coding sequence ATGGTTGCCACCAGCCAGCCTCTCGCCGCCCAGGCCGGGCTGAGCATCCTGCAAGCCGGGGGCAATGCCGTGGACGCGGCCATCGCCACCGCCGCCGCCCTGACGGTCGTGGAGCCCACGAGTAACGGCATCGGCGGCGACCTGTTCGCCCTGGTGTGGGCCGGAGGCGAGCTGCACGGCCTGAATGCCAGCGGTGCCGCACCCGCCGCCCTGACCCTGGACGCCCTGCCCGGCGGCGAGATGCCCCGGCACGGCTGGACGCCCGTCACCGTGCCCGGCGCGGTGCGCGGCTGGGCCGACCTCCACGTCCGCTTCGGCCGCCTGCCCTTCGCCGACGTGCTCGCGCCCGCCATCCGCTATGCCCGCGAGGGCTACCCGCTCTCGCCCGTCCTGGCGGCGGGCTGGGCGCGGGCCAGGGGCATCTACCGGAGCCTGAACCGAGAGGTCCTGGAGGAATGGTTCCGGGTCTTCGCGCCGGACAACTTCACGCCCGCACCGGGCTCCCTGTGGCGCAGTGAGGACCACGCCCGCACGCTGGAATTGATTGCCCAGACGGGGGGCGCCGCCTTTTACGAGGGCGAACTCGCCGAGAGGATCGACGCCCACGCCCGCGCGACCGGCGGCCTCCTCCGCGCCTCTGACCTCGCCGCCCACCGTTCGGAATGGGTCAAGCCCATCCACGCCCGTTACGGCGACCACCTCGTTCACGAGATTCCGCCCAACGGGCAGGGCATCGCCGCCCTGATCGCCCTCAATGTCCTGAATGGGATGGACCTGCCTGACCGCCGCGACGACCCGGATGGGCTGCACCTCCAGATCGAGGCGATGAAGCGCGGCTTCCACGACGCGCACACGTATGTGGGTGATCCCCGCCATGTGCCCGTGTACGTGGAGCGGCTGCTGGGCGAGGCCAACACCGCCAGCCACCGCACCTACCTCGGCGAGACGGCCCACGATCCCGCCACCCGCGCCCCGAGTACCGGGGGCACCGTCTACCTCGCCGCCGCCGATGGCGAGGGGGGGATGGTCAGCCTGATCCAGAGCAACTACATGGGCTTCGGCTCCGGCGTGGTGGTGCCCGGCACCGGCATCGCGCTGCACAACCGGGGGCACAACTTCCACCTCGACCCCGCGCACCCCAACGCCCTCGCGCCCGGGAAGCGGCCCTACCACACCATCATCCCCGGCTTCCTCTCGCGCGTAGACGGCACGCCGGTGGGCCCCTTCGGGGTGATGGGGGGCTTTATGCAGCCGCAGGGGCACCTCCAGGTCGTGCTGAACACGGTCCGCTACGGCATGAACCCCCAGCAGGCCCTCGACGCCCCGCGCTGGCAGTGGCTCAGCGGCAAGGGGGTGGAGGTCGAACACGCCCTCGGCGCCGGGCTCGCCCGTGCCCTCGCCGCCCGTGGGCATGAGGTGCGCGTGCAACTCGACTCCGGCTCCTTCGGCCGGGGCCAGATCATCTGGCGCAACCCGGAGACGGGCGTGCTGGAAGGCGGGACAGAGAGCCGAACGGACGGGCACGTCGCGGTCTGGTAA
- a CDS encoding tyrosine-protein phosphatase, whose translation MTSLAARRLSWGQCQNARDLGGLPTTDGRTLRPLALIRSDNHDRLGEAGVMALRQAGVRRVVDLRSGWEAERFPSPLKVAPEYLNVPLFDEADTEGRELVRAAETVFEVYQIMLERYPRHVVNALRAIADAPAGGVAVHCHAGKDRTGVVIALALHVAGVAPEVITADFALTDECLRRHYAEELAAAPDDAARARWKTFQVAEAGTMLATISHLQGRYGSVEGYLRAGGMQDETFLHLRTRLRA comes from the coding sequence ATGACGTCCCTCGCCGCCCGCCGCCTCTCCTGGGGCCAGTGCCAGAACGCCCGCGACCTCGGCGGACTGCCCACGACCGATGGCCGTACCCTGCGCCCTCTCGCCCTGATTCGGAGTGACAACCACGACCGCCTGGGGGAGGCCGGGGTCATGGCCCTGCGCCAGGCGGGGGTGCGGCGGGTGGTGGACCTGCGCTCGGGTTGGGAGGCCGAGCGGTTCCCCAGTCCCCTCAAGGTTGCCCCCGAGTACCTGAACGTCCCCCTGTTCGACGAGGCGGACACAGAAGGGCGCGAACTCGTCCGGGCCGCCGAAACGGTCTTCGAGGTCTACCAGATCATGCTGGAGCGGTATCCACGTCATGTGGTGAACGCCCTGCGGGCCATCGCAGACGCCCCGGCAGGCGGGGTGGCCGTCCATTGCCACGCGGGCAAGGACCGGACGGGCGTGGTCATCGCCCTCGCCCTCCACGTGGCGGGCGTCGCCCCGGAGGTGATCACCGCGGACTTCGCGCTGACGGACGAATGTCTGCGGCGGCACTACGCCGAGGAGCTGGCCGCCGCCCCGGATGACGCGGCCCGTGCCCGCTGGAAGACCTTCCAGGTTGCGGAAGCAGGGACGATGCTCGCCACCATAAGCCACCTGCAAGGGCGGTACGGAAGTGTGGAGGGGTATCTCCGAGCAGGTGGGATGCAGGACGAAACCTTCCTGCATCTGCGGACCCGCCTCCGTGCGTGA